One stretch of Armigeres subalbatus isolate Guangzhou_Male chromosome 2, GZ_Asu_2, whole genome shotgun sequence DNA includes these proteins:
- the LOC134213655 gene encoding uncharacterized protein LOC134213655 — MWLKLFCLLQSVLLALGISHYAHPAVLENEAQEALLPDYLRHPFYRTPRVANALARFSWIGPGEELVRERHAEKISRLEIYNVLTHAGFIPRRLHSFRR, encoded by the coding sequence GTGGCTGAAACTGTTCTGCCTGCTGCAGTCCGTCCTGCTGGCGCTGGGCATCTCCCACTATGCCCATCCCGCCGTGTTGGAGAACGAAGCCCAGGAAGCGCTCCTGCCGGACTATCTGCGCCATCCCTTCTATAGGACGCCACGGGTTGCCAACGCATTGGCCCGTTTCAGCTGGATCGGCCCCGGAGAGGAACTGGTGCGGGAGCGGCATGCCGAGAAAATTTCCCGACTCGAGATCTACAACGTGCTGACCCACGCCGGGTTCATTCCACGGAGATTGCATAGCTTCAGACGCTGA